One genomic region from Candidatus Hydrogenedentota bacterium encodes:
- a CDS encoding FliI/YscN family ATPase — MGVIDLRNYQQRIEACRPLVTSGRITDVVGLTIEATGPAMQIGDVCYVEPARGTAPVPVEVVGFRQDKILLMPLGGMRGIGPGCRVRPTHAPHTAGVGPGLIGRVIGSDGHPIDGGPPLDYEKKVSLHREPPPPMSRQRILTPIATGVRAIDACLTCGRGQRMGIMAGSGVGKSKLIGMIARNTDADLNVIALIGERGREVREFIEGDLELEGLERSVVVVATSDESALLRLNGAFIATAIAEYFRDQGANVMLIMDSVTRVAMAQREVGLAIGEPPTTRGYPPSVYAMLPRLLERAGTAAEGSITGFYAVLVEADDLNDPVGDTVRSILDGHIALSRDLAGKGHYPPIDILGSVSRVMNEVSNPNHAKWAHRFRELLAAYRDNEDLINIGAYVPGSSREVDTAIQLMPDFNRFLRQGLKEAAPFAETVNRLSQLTGNR; from the coding sequence ATCGGTGTGATCGACCTCCGCAACTATCAGCAGCGCATCGAAGCCTGCCGCCCGCTGGTCACTTCCGGTCGTATCACGGATGTGGTCGGACTCACCATCGAAGCCACGGGACCCGCCATGCAGATTGGCGACGTCTGCTACGTGGAACCTGCCCGCGGAACGGCCCCGGTTCCCGTCGAGGTGGTGGGCTTTCGCCAGGACAAGATCCTTTTGATGCCCCTCGGCGGTATGCGCGGGATTGGCCCCGGCTGCCGGGTGCGCCCCACACACGCCCCACACACCGCCGGTGTGGGTCCGGGTCTGATTGGCCGCGTGATCGGCAGCGATGGCCACCCCATCGACGGCGGACCGCCCTTGGACTACGAGAAGAAAGTTTCGCTCCATCGCGAGCCGCCCCCGCCCATGTCGCGCCAGCGCATCCTCACCCCCATCGCCACGGGGGTGCGGGCCATCGACGCCTGCCTCACCTGTGGGCGGGGCCAGCGCATGGGCATCATGGCGGGCAGCGGCGTGGGCAAGAGCAAATTGATTGGCATGATTGCCCGCAACACCGACGCCGACCTTAATGTGATCGCCCTTATCGGCGAACGCGGCCGCGAAGTGCGCGAATTCATCGAGGGCGACCTGGAGCTGGAAGGCCTGGAGCGGTCGGTGGTCGTGGTGGCCACTTCCGATGAGTCCGCGCTGCTGCGCCTGAACGGCGCCTTCATCGCCACCGCCATCGCGGAGTATTTTCGCGACCAGGGCGCCAATGTAATGCTGATTATGGACTCCGTCACCCGTGTGGCCATGGCGCAGCGCGAGGTGGGCCTGGCCATCGGCGAACCGCCCACCACCCGGGGCTATCCCCCATCGGTCTATGCCATGCTTCCTCGCCTGCTGGAGCGGGCCGGTACCGCGGCCGAGGGCAGCATCACCGGCTTCTACGCCGTGCTGGTGGAGGCGGACGACCTGAACGACCCCGTGGGCGACACCGTGCGCAGTATCCTGGACGGGCATATTGCCCTGTCGCGGGATCTCGCGGGTAAGGGCCACTACCCCCCTATCGATATTCTGGGCAGCGTAAGCCGCGTGATGAACGAAGTCTCGAATCCCAACCATGCGAAGTGGGCCCATCGCTTCCGGGAATTGCTCGCCGCCTACCGCGACAATGAAGACCTGATCAACATCGGCGCCTACGTTCCGGGAAGCAGCCGCGAAGTGGACACGGCCATCCAGCTCATGCCAGACTTTAACCGCTTTCTGCGACAGGGCCTGAAGGAGGCCGCCCCCTTCGCGGAGACGGTGAATCGTTTGTCCCAATTGACGGGAAACAGGTGA
- the fliG gene encoding flagellar motor switch protein FliG, whose product MKGRRKAAILLACLGPDNASRVLGAFSDEEVDQMTLDLSSLGTVDANIKAAVLDEFYEMAVAKRFVAQGGIDFAKNLLEKSFGSERAFDILNRLQSSLQEVPFQFLKRADPSQVCSFIQDEHPQTISLILAHMNPAISSIILSSLPQDVQSDVVIRIATMDRTAPEIVREVERVLERKMASVFSQGFTFAGGVKDVAEILNMIERSTEKTIMADLEERDPELADEIARLMFTFDDIVFVDDSGIQKTLREVESKDLALALKASNDEVANKVYKNMSERAREMIKEEIEFMGPVRMKNVEEAQQKIVAVIRRLEESGDVVISGRGGGDADEILV is encoded by the coding sequence ATCAAGGGCCGCCGCAAGGCCGCCATTCTCCTGGCCTGTCTGGGTCCGGACAACGCCAGCCGTGTGCTCGGCGCCTTCAGCGACGAAGAAGTCGACCAGATGACGCTGGACTTGTCCAGCCTCGGCACCGTGGACGCCAATATCAAGGCGGCTGTGCTGGACGAGTTCTATGAAATGGCCGTGGCGAAGCGCTTCGTGGCCCAGGGCGGTATTGACTTCGCCAAGAACCTGCTGGAGAAATCCTTCGGTAGCGAGCGGGCCTTCGACATTCTAAACCGCCTCCAGAGCAGCCTGCAGGAGGTGCCCTTCCAGTTTTTGAAGCGGGCGGACCCTTCCCAGGTGTGCAGCTTCATCCAGGATGAGCATCCCCAGACCATTTCGCTCATTCTGGCCCACATGAACCCCGCCATATCCTCCATCATCCTGTCCTCACTCCCCCAGGACGTCCAGTCCGATGTGGTCATCCGCATTGCGACCATGGACCGCACCGCGCCGGAAATCGTGCGCGAGGTGGAGCGGGTACTGGAACGGAAGATGGCCTCCGTATTCAGCCAGGGCTTCACCTTCGCCGGCGGCGTGAAAGATGTGGCCGAAATCCTCAACATGATCGAGCGCTCCACGGAGAAGACGATCATGGCGGATCTGGAAGAGCGCGATCCCGAACTGGCCGACGAAATCGCACGGCTCATGTTCACCTTCGACGACATCGTCTTCGTGGACGATTCCGGTATTCAGAAGACGCTCCGCGAAGTTGAAAGCAAAGATCTGGCGCTGGCCCTCAAGGCCTCCAACGACGAAGTGGCCAACAAGGTCTACAAGAACATGTCCGAGCGGGCCCGCGAGATGATCAAGGAAGAAATCGAGTTCATGGGCCCCGTGCGCATGAAGAACGTCGAAGAGGCCCAGCAGAAGATTGTCGCCGTTATCCGGCGCCTGGAAGAATCCGGCGACGTGGTCATCTCCGGTCGCGGTGGCGGCGATGCCGATGAAATCCTTGTCTAG
- the fliE gene encoding flagellar hook-basal body complex protein FliE, with the protein MIDPLRIPGASLQPTEITARTPRPPQANPLGTEGRSFQDFLADAITEVQHLQTEADTTIKQLVAGEIKDVSEAMVAVEKADVSFQTMMTVRNKVMTAYEEIMRMQI; encoded by the coding sequence ATGATCGACCCGTTGAGAATCCCTGGAGCAAGTCTCCAGCCGACGGAAATTACCGCCCGCACCCCGCGTCCGCCTCAGGCCAATCCGCTGGGTACGGAGGGCCGTTCTTTCCAGGATTTCCTGGCGGATGCCATCACCGAAGTGCAGCATTTGCAGACTGAAGCGGACACCACGATAAAGCAGTTGGTGGCCGGTGAAATAAAGGATGTTTCCGAGGCGATGGTGGCGGTGGAAAAGGCCGATGTGTCCTTTCAGACCATGATGACCGTTCGGAACAAGGTCATGACGGCCTATGAAGAGATCATGCGGATGCAGATCTAG
- the flgC gene encoding flagellar basal body rod protein FlgC, with amino-acid sequence MNLNKISANDIAVSGLKAQRTRMNIIANNIANVETTRTPEGGVFQRQMVLLRGDEIKPGANPERLGVRVKDVIRDTSPPRMVFDPQHPDANEEGMVAYPNINTAVEMVNLISAQRAYEANIAVITSGRQMKQRALEILQQ; translated from the coding sequence GTGAATCTGAACAAGATTTCAGCCAATGACATCGCGGTAAGCGGCCTGAAGGCGCAGCGGACGCGGATGAACATCATCGCCAACAACATCGCCAACGTGGAGACCACGAGGACGCCCGAAGGCGGTGTGTTCCAGCGGCAGATGGTCCTTCTGCGGGGCGACGAGATCAAGCCGGGGGCCAACCCCGAGCGCCTTGGCGTCCGCGTTAAGGATGTCATCCGCGACACCTCCCCCCCGCGCATGGTTTTCGATCCCCAGCACCCCGATGCGAATGAGGAAGGCATGGTGGCCTACCCCAACATCAACACGGCGGTGGAAATGGTGAATCTGATTTCGGCGCAGCGGGCCTATGAGGCCAACATCGCCGTGATAACGTCCGGGCGACAGATGAAACAGCGTGCGCTGGAAATTCTGCAGCAGTAA
- the flgB gene encoding flagellar basal body rod protein FlgB, which yields MSAFAGVDTSTLLVQAMKVREQNHRFIANNIVNVDTPHYNPVELDFQKTLRSMVEGRGGVALRTSRPQHFDFETHRLDFERLAFLSKNDYNKVDLDDQITKLSQNTGEYTTYARLLAKKFEMTKTMLQSLAR from the coding sequence ATGAGTGCCTTTGCCGGAGTAGATACGTCCACCTTGCTGGTGCAGGCGATGAAAGTGCGGGAACAGAATCACCGCTTCATCGCCAACAACATCGTCAATGTGGACACCCCGCACTACAATCCGGTGGAGCTCGATTTCCAGAAGACCCTGCGGTCCATGGTTGAAGGCCGGGGCGGCGTTGCCCTCCGCACGAGCCGACCCCAACACTTCGACTTTGAAACGCACCGTCTGGATTTCGAACGTCTTGCATTTTTGTCGAAGAATGACTACAATAAAGTAGACTTGGACGACCAGATCACAAAACTGTCCCAAAATACCGGTGAGTACACCACTTACGCGCGGTTGCTCGCCAAGAAATTTGAAATGACGAAGACCATGCTGCAAAGCCTGGCGCGCTAG
- a CDS encoding DUF1559 domain-containing protein, whose amino-acid sequence MRQRGFTLIELLVVIAIIGILAAILLPALARAREAARRASCQNNLKQMSLVFKMYANEARGGAWPGVTCNYFPAYNCDTMEQWVDGTGNPVFGGRLYLWTPRVDRLYPEYMTDQAILLCPSNVKVNADMLKNPTTGAWEGHMGCSTTANTNTSLLANRGAALTDYNYWYIGYALDRTARADAHEAYSSTVPVLVPTQMKGAYYGSIYRTHGILSPSSRDTDQPIDFSSNAALSAFLGHGNGGSNVLQNLREGVERFMITDINNPGASSMAQSSLYVYMDVASTRVDEFNHIPGGSNVLYMDGHVEFVRYPGESPVSEGSAHMMAQKYDRI is encoded by the coding sequence ATGAGACAACGTGGTTTCACCCTGATCGAGCTGCTGGTGGTGATCGCCATCATCGGCATTCTGGCGGCCATCCTGCTCCCGGCTTTGGCCCGGGCCCGGGAGGCGGCGCGCCGCGCAAGCTGCCAGAACAACCTGAAGCAAATGAGTCTGGTGTTCAAGATGTATGCGAATGAGGCCCGTGGCGGGGCGTGGCCCGGCGTGACCTGCAACTACTTTCCCGCGTACAACTGTGACACGATGGAACAGTGGGTGGATGGAACGGGCAACCCCGTCTTCGGCGGCCGCCTCTATCTCTGGACGCCTCGGGTCGACAGGCTCTATCCCGAGTACATGACGGACCAGGCGATCCTGTTGTGCCCGTCGAACGTCAAAGTGAATGCGGATATGCTGAAGAATCCCACCACGGGCGCCTGGGAAGGTCATATGGGCTGTTCGACCACGGCGAACACCAACACGTCGCTTCTGGCGAATCGTGGCGCGGCGTTAACGGACTACAACTATTGGTACATCGGGTACGCCCTTGATCGGACGGCCCGTGCGGACGCTCACGAGGCCTATTCGAGCACCGTCCCGGTTCTGGTTCCGACCCAGATGAAGGGGGCCTACTATGGCTCGATTTACCGGACCCACGGCATTCTGAGCCCGTCGAGCCGCGATACCGACCAGCCGATCGACTTCAGTTCCAACGCCGCCCTGTCTGCTTTCCTGGGCCACGGCAACGGCGGAAGCAATGTATTGCAGAATCTTCGTGAAGGTGTTGAGCGCTTCATGATCACGGACATTAACAATCCGGGAGCCTCATCCATGGCGCAAAGTTCACTTTATGTGTACATGGACGTGGCGAGCACGCGGGTGGATGAGTTCAACCATATTCCGGGCGGATCCAACGTCCTGTATATGGATGGCCACGTGGAATTTGTGCGCTACCCCGGTGAGTCGCCGGTGAGCGAGGGCTCGGCCCACATGATGGCGCAGAAATACGACCGCATCTAA
- a CDS encoding alpha/beta fold hydrolase: MRRSFPTARFVLVLVVALLSKVHAESSPGFHPPVDVPFKAKFDGSEQRYVLLLPADYREGQPRDLVIALHGHGSDRWQFATNERGECKGARDAAAAHGLIFVSPDYRAKTSWMGPAAEADLVQLIKKLKSKYNCKRVILCGGSMGATSALTFTALHPSLVDGVVALNGTANHLEYENFQEAIAESFGGTKQEAPEEYYRRSAEFWPLHFTMPVALTTSGQDTAVPPGSVMRLAGMIKKLNPQVLHLHRPEAGHETSYDDTVEAMNFVLDRLRPATVERTGRTAKRAARR, encoded by the coding sequence ATGCGTCGCTCCTTCCCCACCGCCCGGTTTGTATTGGTCCTCGTTGTGGCGCTGCTCTCGAAGGTCCACGCCGAATCCTCCCCTGGATTCCATCCACCCGTCGATGTGCCGTTCAAAGCGAAATTCGACGGCTCCGAGCAGCGCTATGTGCTCCTGCTGCCCGCCGACTATCGGGAAGGCCAACCGCGCGACCTCGTGATCGCCCTCCACGGTCATGGCTCGGATCGCTGGCAGTTTGCGACCAACGAGCGGGGCGAGTGCAAAGGGGCGCGGGACGCGGCCGCCGCCCACGGCCTGATCTTCGTCTCGCCGGACTACCGCGCGAAGACTTCCTGGATGGGCCCCGCCGCCGAGGCCGATCTCGTCCAGCTCATTAAGAAGCTCAAATCCAAATACAACTGTAAACGGGTCATCCTCTGCGGCGGTTCCATGGGGGCCACCTCCGCCTTGACCTTCACCGCACTGCACCCCAGTCTCGTAGACGGTGTCGTGGCCCTCAACGGCACTGCGAACCACCTGGAATACGAGAACTTTCAGGAAGCCATCGCCGAATCCTTCGGCGGAACCAAGCAGGAGGCGCCCGAGGAGTACTACCGCCGCAGCGCCGAGTTCTGGCCCCTCCACTTCACCATGCCCGTCGCCCTGACCACGAGCGGGCAGGACACCGCCGTTCCTCCGGGCAGCGTCATGCGCCTCGCCGGAATGATCAAGAAGCTCAATCCCCAGGTGCTCCACCTCCACCGACCCGAGGCCGGTCACGAAACCAGCTATGACGATACGGTGGAAGCGATGAACTTTGTCCTGGATCGACTGCGCCCCGCAACCGTCGAGCGCACAGGACGCACCGCGAAACGGGCAGCCCGCCGATAA
- a CDS encoding metallophosphoesterase family protein — translation MQPFVGVISDTHGLVRPGALEALRGADFIIHAGDVGDAIVLEQLETIAPVHAVRGNVDFGALGERLPEDALVSWRGKHIYVYHILEDLPLDPAAAGIHAVVYGHSHKPDISEKNGVLYFNPGSAGPRRFALPISLGRFTLEGDALKAELIELKE, via the coding sequence ATGCAGCCCTTCGTTGGAGTCATATCGGACACACACGGCCTCGTGCGGCCCGGCGCATTGGAGGCCCTGCGCGGGGCGGATTTCATTATCCACGCCGGCGATGTGGGCGACGCAATCGTGCTGGAGCAACTGGAGACCATTGCGCCGGTCCATGCCGTTCGCGGGAATGTGGATTTCGGCGCGCTGGGCGAACGACTCCCGGAGGACGCGCTGGTCTCGTGGCGCGGAAAGCATATTTACGTTTACCACATCCTCGAAGACCTTCCCCTCGACCCGGCGGCTGCGGGCATTCACGCCGTGGTCTACGGTCACTCCCACAAGCCCGATATCTCGGAGAAGAACGGCGTGCTCTATTTCAATCCCGGAAGTGCCGGCCCCCGGCGCTTCGCACTGCCGATTTCCCTTGGCCGATTTACCCTGGAGGGCGATGCCCTCAAAGCGGAACTCATCGAGCTGAAGGAGTAG
- a CDS encoding GNAT family N-acetyltransferase gives MNTAPQTPPIRFVAAVPANTAGVLELLRLADPDDAAIDKYIGRGACHGLYSETRLVGVAVLLQRGPDVGELTNMAIHPDVQGRGLGKELLGHLIREARKAGFAQLTVSTGNSSLGALALYQKVGFRITGVTPDHFTRHYPELIEENGIPCRDQIHLSFMLSDQTGV, from the coding sequence ATGAACACCGCGCCGCAAACACCACCGATCCGCTTCGTGGCGGCTGTGCCGGCGAACACGGCGGGCGTGCTTGAATTGCTTCGCCTCGCGGACCCGGACGATGCCGCTATCGATAAATATATTGGACGCGGCGCCTGTCATGGACTCTACAGCGAGACACGCCTCGTTGGTGTTGCCGTGTTGCTTCAACGGGGGCCGGACGTCGGGGAACTGACGAATATGGCGATTCATCCAGATGTCCAGGGCCGAGGCCTGGGCAAGGAACTGCTGGGCCACCTGATCAGGGAAGCGCGCAAGGCAGGCTTCGCACAGTTGACCGTCTCCACGGGAAATTCCAGCCTGGGCGCCCTTGCCCTGTACCAGAAGGTCGGTTTCCGCATCACGGGTGTCACGCCGGACCATTTCACGCGCCACTACCCCGAACTGATCGAAGAAAATGGCATACCTTGCCGCGACCAGATACACTTGAGTTTCATGCTGAGCGATCAGACGGGAGTATGA
- a CDS encoding metallophosphoesterase, producing the protein MPRRAWAVAIAVPLLFVVMNVALFFCCFVLPFGTSVRIIYNANTIHMPVLFALAGGAVLYAARGVPQPRAMQTVATLWLLLATAMVATRIYATHIEPHRLQVREVTIASPKVTRPFTLLHISDIQSAAIGPYEQKVFDTVRGLNPDLILDTGDLLQPTPPLTYRTELPKVAALFRTLDPPLGMYMVEGDTTGPIGKVTAEQTGGIAYLHSRGQTIDVDGLRLRVFGLTLYDSTPTGSPAMRSTVASWLREEPDTLSIVFGHRPDFILHMNDLPIDLCLAGHTHGGQIRLPFIGPLITFTRIPRDWARGFREVGRTRLNVSAGIGAEHASGLPSIRINCPPEMTLIRIVPETSETKTH; encoded by the coding sequence ATGCCCCGTCGCGCGTGGGCCGTTGCAATCGCGGTCCCCCTGCTCTTCGTCGTCATGAATGTGGCGCTCTTTTTCTGTTGCTTCGTGCTCCCTTTCGGCACCAGCGTTCGCATCATCTACAATGCCAACACTATCCACATGCCGGTGCTCTTTGCACTGGCGGGAGGCGCCGTCCTCTATGCTGCGCGAGGGGTACCGCAGCCCCGGGCCATGCAAACCGTAGCGACCTTATGGCTGCTGCTGGCGACCGCGATGGTTGCGACGCGAATCTATGCAACTCACATCGAGCCGCATCGCCTTCAAGTGCGCGAGGTCACTATTGCATCTCCAAAAGTCACCCGCCCCTTCACCCTCCTCCACATCTCCGACATCCAGTCGGCGGCCATCGGACCCTACGAGCAAAAAGTCTTTGATACCGTACGGGGCCTGAATCCCGATCTAATCCTGGACACGGGCGACTTACTCCAGCCCACGCCCCCCTTGACCTACCGAACTGAATTGCCAAAGGTTGCCGCGCTATTTCGCACCCTGGATCCGCCGCTGGGCATGTACATGGTGGAAGGCGACACCACGGGGCCGATTGGCAAGGTAACGGCAGAGCAGACGGGCGGAATCGCGTACCTTCACTCTCGGGGTCAGACCATTGACGTAGACGGACTGCGGTTGCGCGTGTTCGGGCTGACGCTTTACGACTCTACACCGACAGGTAGTCCCGCGATGCGTTCTACCGTGGCCTCCTGGCTTCGCGAAGAGCCCGACACCCTGAGCATCGTCTTTGGCCACCGACCCGATTTCATTCTGCACATGAATGATCTTCCTATCGATTTGTGCCTCGCCGGTCATACCCATGGTGGCCAGATCCGCCTTCCTTTCATCGGGCCCCTGATCACTTTCACCCGCATTCCCCGAGATTGGGCGCGGGGCTTTCGGGAAGTGGGCCGTACACGTCTGAACGTGTCGGCGGGTATCGGTGCTGAGCATGCCAGCGGCCTGCCCTCCATCCGCATCAATTGCCCGCCCGAAATGACGCTGATCCGCATTGTTCCGGAGACTTCGGAGACAAAAACACATTAG
- a CDS encoding metallophosphoesterase, whose product MNRTKLRHRVGAIKRFAMPSLFLGTNTLGLLLLGFRLIHPDFVVRVLYDLNTLFYPTLFLGLAARRIVMRGQGVRPGLAWIALALSLLTLRVYATHIEPRSLQLREVTISSSKVREPFTLLHISDIQSGGIGAYEEKVFDEIRALNPDLIVHTGDLLQPTGGLTRQSELPKLAALFATLHPPMGMYAVEGESDTGLVHIPPDKLGGLRFLNSESIGIRANGIHIRLLGLAHAQSFRHGAVPETEVSKWLADSPTEAISIVMGHRPDYLTRLTDQPIDLCLAGHTHGGQVRLPWIGALATSSNAPKAWSRGYHEAGHTRINVSAGIGASHNKGLPSIRINCPPEITLIRFVPEKTL is encoded by the coding sequence ATGAACCGGACCAAACTGCGTCATCGTGTCGGCGCCATAAAGCGGTTTGCGATGCCGTCGCTCTTTCTCGGCACAAACACACTCGGTCTGCTCTTGCTCGGATTCCGTCTGATCCATCCAGATTTCGTAGTCCGCGTTCTATATGACTTGAATACTCTTTTCTATCCGACGCTCTTCCTCGGCCTCGCTGCGCGCCGGATAGTCATGCGCGGACAGGGTGTTCGCCCCGGCCTGGCATGGATCGCCCTCGCGTTATCTCTGCTCACCCTGCGCGTATACGCCACCCATATCGAACCCCGCAGTCTCCAGCTCCGCGAGGTCACCATTAGCTCCAGCAAGGTCCGCGAGCCGTTCACACTCCTCCACATCTCCGACATCCAGTCGGGTGGAATCGGCGCCTATGAGGAAAAAGTCTTCGACGAGATCCGCGCCCTCAACCCCGACCTCATCGTCCACACGGGCGACCTGCTCCAGCCCACCGGTGGCCTGACGCGCCAGAGCGAACTCCCCAAACTGGCGGCACTGTTCGCCACGCTCCACCCACCCATGGGCATGTATGCGGTGGAAGGCGAATCCGACACGGGCCTCGTTCACATCCCGCCCGATAAACTCGGCGGCCTACGCTTTCTCAATTCCGAGTCCATCGGCATCCGCGCAAACGGCATCCACATCCGGCTCCTCGGCCTGGCCCACGCCCAATCCTTCCGACACGGGGCCGTGCCGGAGACCGAAGTGTCCAAGTGGCTCGCCGACAGCCCGACCGAAGCGATTAGTATTGTCATGGGGCACAGGCCCGACTATCTCACCCGCCTAACGGATCAGCCCATCGATCTGTGCCTGGCGGGCCACACCCACGGCGGCCAGGTCCGCCTCCCATGGATCGGCGCGCTCGCAACCTCCAGCAATGCACCGAAAGCGTGGTCCCGAGGCTATCACGAAGCAGGCCACACCCGCATCAACGTCTCCGCGGGCATCGGCGCCAGCCACAACAAGGGCCTGCCCTCCATCCGCATCAATTGCCCGCCGGAGATAACGCTGATACGATTTGTCCCGGAGAAGACACTTTGA
- a CDS encoding cellulase family glycosylhydrolase, which yields MSPIAILLTCLAATQGPVLGIEGTRFTLDGQPTFLIGISYYGALAIEDETVLADDLDTMRQHGFNWVRIWACWNTYDENTSAVNRDGTPHGPYLDRLTRLCASAGQRGMIVDVTLHRGEQEGVPRTFEEHLAVTETLARTLKPFRNAYFDVGNERNVGDARYVPLEEVGRLIARIKEIDPERLCTASDGGEIALDEVADYLSVGHVDFLAPHRGRHAGSPAETAARTTALLNTAAGIRPVPVHHQEPFRRGYADWQPDAKDFQTDLEGARDGGAAGWCFHNGGTRTTEDERPRRSFDLRPAEDRLFEQFDAEEQALLHWLRGNVKATPRTGAAR from the coding sequence ATGTCCCCCATCGCCATCCTCCTCACGTGTCTGGCCGCCACACAGGGCCCGGTGCTCGGCATCGAGGGCACCCGCTTTACCCTCGACGGGCAGCCCACCTTCCTGATTGGCATCAGCTACTACGGCGCACTCGCGATTGAAGACGAGACCGTGCTCGCCGACGACTTGGACACGATGAGACAACACGGCTTCAACTGGGTCCGGATCTGGGCCTGCTGGAACACCTATGACGAAAATACGAGCGCTGTGAATCGTGATGGCACACCCCACGGCCCCTATCTGGACCGACTCACGCGGCTCTGTGCTTCGGCCGGCCAGCGCGGCATGATCGTGGATGTAACGCTCCATCGCGGAGAACAGGAGGGCGTTCCCCGGACCTTCGAGGAACACCTCGCCGTGACGGAAACCCTTGCCCGAACCCTGAAGCCTTTCCGAAACGCCTACTTCGATGTCGGCAACGAGCGGAACGTCGGTGACGCGCGCTACGTGCCCTTGGAGGAAGTAGGCAGACTCATTGCCCGTATCAAGGAGATCGATCCCGAGCGCCTGTGCACGGCCTCGGATGGCGGCGAGATCGCGCTGGACGAGGTGGCGGACTATCTCTCCGTGGGGCACGTGGATTTCCTGGCGCCCCATCGCGGTCGCCACGCCGGTTCGCCCGCGGAAACCGCCGCCCGCACCACGGCCCTACTCAATACCGCAGCCGGGATTCGTCCGGTGCCGGTGCATCACCAGGAGCCCTTCCGCCGGGGTTACGCCGACTGGCAGCCCGACGCGAAAGACTTCCAAACGGATCTTGAAGGCGCCCGCGACGGCGGCGCGGCCGGTTGGTGCTTCCACAACGGCGGCACCCGCACCACCGAAGACGAGCGTCCCCGACGCTCCTTCGACCTGCGCCCCGCGGAAGACCGTCTCTTCGAGCAGTTCGACGCGGAAGAACAGGCGCTTCTCCATTGGCTCCGCGGTAACGTGAAAGCCACCCCCCGGACCGGGGCGGCGCGCTGA